The following proteins come from a genomic window of Kitasatospora sp. NBC_01246:
- a CDS encoding GntR family transcriptional regulator: MVGSSGGKRPKYQRIADALKAAIDTGEYRAGDRLPGENDLMETYGVARMTARQALGVLQSEGIAEARKGAGVFVRDFRPLRRRGIQRLAQGQWGSGRSIWSADIDNRTLVVDQVSVTEQGAPEHVARVLGVDPGAPMCVRHRRFVLDGKPVLLSTSYLPAELVAGTAITREDTGPGGTYARLAEIGAKPVHFREEVRSRMPSAEEGVRLELSAGTPVILICRTAFADEGQVVELNEMTLDAASYVLEYDFDA, translated from the coding sequence ATGGTCGGCAGCAGCGGCGGGAAACGGCCCAAGTACCAGCGGATCGCCGACGCGCTCAAGGCGGCCATCGACACCGGGGAGTACCGCGCCGGCGACCGGCTGCCCGGCGAGAACGACCTCATGGAGACCTACGGCGTGGCCCGGATGACGGCCCGCCAGGCGCTCGGCGTCCTGCAGAGCGAGGGCATCGCCGAGGCGCGCAAGGGCGCCGGGGTCTTCGTCCGGGACTTCCGGCCGCTGCGGCGGCGCGGCATCCAGCGGCTCGCGCAGGGGCAGTGGGGATCGGGACGGTCCATATGGTCGGCGGACATCGACAACCGGACGCTGGTGGTGGACCAGGTGTCGGTCACCGAGCAGGGCGCGCCGGAGCACGTGGCGCGGGTGCTCGGGGTCGATCCGGGGGCGCCGATGTGCGTGCGGCACAGACGGTTCGTGCTGGACGGCAAGCCGGTGCTGCTCTCCACGTCCTACCTGCCGGCGGAGCTGGTCGCCGGGACGGCGATCACCCGGGAGGACACCGGGCCGGGCGGTACCTATGCGCGGCTGGCCGAGATCGGCGCCAAGCCGGTGCACTTCCGCGAGGAGGTCCGGTCGCGGATGCCCAGCGCGGAGGAGGGCGTCCGGCTGGAGCTGTCGGCGGGCACGCCGGTCATCCTGATATGCCGCACCGCCTTCGCCGACGAGGGCCAGGTCGTCGAACTCAACGAGATGACGCTCGACGCGGCGTCCTACGTGCTGGAGTACGACTTCGACGCCTGA
- a CDS encoding fumarate hydratase — protein sequence MAPTPDFEYSDLLPLGADPTPYRKLTSEGVSTFEAGGRTFLQVEPEALRLLTAEAMHDISHYLRPAHLAQLRRILDDPEASPNDRFVALDLLKNVNISAGGILPMCQDTGTAIVMGKRGQSVLTRGGDESAIAHGVYDAYTKLNLRYSQMAPVTMWDEKNTGNNLPAQIELYATDGDAYKFLFMAKGGGSANKSYLYQETKAILNEASMLSFLEQKIRSLGTAACPPYHLAIVIGGTSAEFALKTAKYASAHYLDNLPTEGNARTGHGFRDLDLEAKVTELTQRIGIGAQFGGKYFCHDVRVVRLPRHGASLPVAMAVSCSADRQALGKITAEGVFLEQLETDPAKYLPDTTDEHLDDDVVRIDLDQPMAAIRSELSKYPVKTRLSLTGTLVVARDIAHAKIKERLDAGEGMPKYLQDHPVYYAGPAKTPEGFASGSFGPTTAGRMDSYVDQFQAAGGSMVMLAKGNRSKQVTDACAAHGGFYLGSIGGPAARLAQDCIKKVEVLEYAELGMEAVWRIEVVDFPAFIVVDDKGNDFFRETTEGPLITSLRVRSKE from the coding sequence ATGGCTCCCACGCCGGATTTCGAGTACAGCGACCTGCTCCCCCTGGGCGCTGACCCGACCCCGTACCGCAAGCTGACCTCCGAGGGTGTCTCCACCTTCGAGGCCGGCGGTCGCACCTTCCTCCAGGTCGAGCCCGAGGCCCTGCGGCTGCTCACCGCCGAGGCGATGCACGACATCTCGCACTACCTGCGCCCCGCCCACCTCGCCCAGCTGCGGCGCATCCTGGACGACCCGGAGGCCAGCCCGAACGACCGCTTCGTCGCGCTGGACCTGCTGAAGAACGTCAACATCTCGGCCGGCGGCATCCTGCCGATGTGCCAGGACACCGGTACCGCGATCGTCATGGGCAAGCGCGGCCAGTCCGTGCTGACCCGGGGCGGCGACGAGAGCGCGATCGCGCACGGCGTCTACGACGCGTACACCAAGCTCAACCTGCGGTACTCGCAGATGGCCCCCGTGACCATGTGGGACGAGAAGAACACCGGCAACAACCTGCCGGCCCAGATCGAGCTGTACGCGACCGACGGCGACGCCTACAAGTTCCTGTTCATGGCCAAGGGCGGCGGCTCGGCCAACAAGTCGTACCTGTACCAGGAGACCAAGGCGATCCTGAACGAGGCCAGCATGCTCTCGTTCCTGGAGCAGAAGATCCGCTCGCTCGGCACCGCCGCCTGCCCGCCGTACCACCTGGCCATCGTGATCGGCGGCACCAGCGCGGAGTTCGCGCTGAAGACCGCCAAGTACGCCTCCGCGCACTACCTGGACAACCTGCCGACCGAGGGCAACGCCCGTACCGGGCACGGGTTCCGGGACCTGGACCTGGAGGCCAAGGTCACCGAGCTCACCCAGCGGATCGGTATCGGCGCGCAGTTCGGCGGCAAGTACTTCTGCCACGACGTGCGCGTCGTCCGGCTGCCGCGGCACGGGGCCTCGCTGCCGGTCGCGATGGCCGTCTCCTGCTCGGCCGACCGCCAGGCGCTGGGCAAGATCACCGCCGAGGGCGTCTTCCTGGAGCAGCTGGAGACCGACCCGGCGAAGTACCTGCCGGACACCACCGACGAGCACCTCGACGACGACGTGGTGCGCATCGACCTCGACCAGCCGATGGCCGCGATCCGGAGCGAGCTGTCCAAGTACCCGGTCAAGACCCGGCTCTCGCTCACCGGCACGCTCGTGGTCGCGCGCGACATCGCGCACGCCAAGATCAAGGAGCGGCTGGACGCCGGCGAGGGCATGCCCAAGTACCTCCAGGACCACCCGGTCTACTACGCCGGCCCGGCTAAGACCCCCGAGGGCTTCGCCTCCGGCTCCTTCGGCCCCACCACGGCCGGCCGGATGGACTCCTACGTCGACCAGTTCCAGGCGGCCGGCGGCTCGATGGTGATGCTCGCCAAGGGCAACCGCAGCAAGCAGGTCACCGACGCCTGCGCCGCGCACGGCGGCTTCTACCTCGGCTCCATCGGCGGCCCGGCGGCCCGGCTGGCCCAGGACTGCATCAAGAAGGTCGAGGTGCTGGAGTACGCGGAGCTGGGCATGGAGGCCGTCTGGCGCATCGAGGTCGTGGACTTCCCGGCCTTCATCGTGGTGGACGACAAGGGCAACGACTTCTTCCGCGAGACCACCGAGGGCCCGCTGATCACCAGCCTGCGGGTGCGCTCCAAGGAGTAG
- a CDS encoding DUF4245 domain-containing protein produces MRSRQSVRDMVLSMLAVGLVVWVGYLFLPHDAGGDGVRTVEYKVAAASAKRAAPYPLLAPEGLSDKWRATSVKYDPASLGGGRGNAWHLGFVTPAGQYAAVEQSDIAPGSLVGSLVADGKPDGSSEVAGRVWERIQGGKSRALTFQSGGGTTVLTGTASYEELAELAQALK; encoded by the coding sequence ATGAGGAGCCGGCAGTCGGTACGGGACATGGTCCTGTCGATGCTGGCCGTCGGTTTGGTGGTCTGGGTCGGGTACCTGTTCCTGCCGCACGACGCCGGCGGCGACGGGGTGCGCACGGTCGAGTACAAGGTGGCCGCGGCCTCGGCGAAGCGCGCCGCACCGTACCCGCTGCTCGCCCCGGAGGGCCTCTCCGACAAGTGGCGGGCCACCTCGGTCAAGTACGACCCGGCGTCGCTGGGCGGCGGCCGGGGCAACGCCTGGCACCTGGGCTTCGTCACCCCCGCCGGTCAGTACGCGGCGGTCGAGCAGAGCGACATCGCCCCGGGCTCGCTGGTCGGCTCGCTGGTGGCCGACGGCAAGCCGGACGGCAGCTCCGAGGTGGCCGGGCGGGTCTGGGAGCGGATCCAGGGCGGCAAGTCCCGCGCGCTCACCTTCCAGAGCGGCGGCGGCACCACCGTGCTCACCGGCACCGCCTCGTACGAGGAGCTGGCCGAGCTGGCGCAGGCGCTCAAGTAG
- a CDS encoding SpoIIE family protein phosphatase translates to MRDQLKPEAGQPPALPGPRRTPPAPEGSGPSATGQVAERLAYLDSATRRINSALDLAATLRNICRVLVPTLADAAVVHLRDPLPNVEREPGFPDDLRIHHSRGTRLGRRGRPTTGSDHRGSRYGTRYGSRSTADTGPATPVTRGGALAHTLLSRRPAEAAVLGAAGSPAAGPDRTTELLRELYGPRGLARLGPGSSVLALPLRGRKAVLGLLVLIRRPPEKTGRPSFDATDTATAAHLATQAGLAVDTALRYAREWEIANELQRSMLPLRLPQPHGVRLAQRYLPGERGAQVGGDWYDAVPLPGNRVALIVGDVMGHSLTSAAIMGQLRTSAQTLAALDLPPHEVLYHLDEQAQRLGREQHLATCVYAVYDPIANRVVLANAGHVPPVLVGPDGTAELLELDSGAPIGVGGVDFNSVELPAPPGSSLLLFTDGLVETRTRPLSDGLELLRARLAATQRHTPEQLCQEALRILPPGDRGDDIALLAACFDGIPAGDVAHWYLQPRNETPGRARRLAAHTLRRWGLEELSEATELMVSELVTNAVQHATRPVTLSLVRTSRLRCEVGDDSPLLPRPRRTGPEDERGRGLQIVARCAERWGATRLGTGKVVWFEQRLP, encoded by the coding sequence GTGCGCGACCAGCTCAAACCCGAGGCCGGACAGCCGCCTGCCCTCCCGGGCCCGCGCCGCACGCCACCGGCCCCGGAGGGGAGCGGGCCGAGCGCCACCGGACAGGTCGCCGAGCGGCTCGCCTACCTGGACTCCGCGACCCGGCGGATCAACAGCGCCCTGGACCTGGCCGCGACGCTGCGCAACATCTGCCGCGTCCTCGTACCGACCCTCGCCGACGCCGCCGTCGTGCACCTGCGCGACCCGCTGCCCAACGTCGAGCGCGAACCCGGCTTCCCCGACGACCTGCGGATCCACCACAGCCGCGGCACCCGGCTCGGCCGCCGCGGCCGGCCGACCACCGGCTCCGACCACCGCGGCTCCCGCTACGGCACCCGGTACGGCTCGCGCTCGACCGCCGACACCGGGCCCGCCACCCCGGTCACCCGGGGCGGTGCGCTCGCGCACACCCTGCTGAGCCGCCGCCCCGCCGAGGCCGCCGTCCTCGGGGCGGCCGGCTCCCCGGCCGCCGGCCCCGACCGGACCACCGAGCTGCTGCGCGAGCTGTACGGCCCGCGCGGGCTGGCCCGGCTCGGCCCGGGCTCCTCGGTGCTCGCCCTGCCGCTGCGCGGGCGCAAGGCCGTCCTCGGCCTGCTGGTGCTGATCCGCCGGCCGCCCGAGAAGACCGGCCGCCCCAGTTTCGACGCCACCGACACCGCCACCGCCGCCCACCTCGCCACCCAGGCCGGGCTCGCCGTGGACACCGCCCTGCGGTACGCCCGCGAGTGGGAGATAGCCAACGAGCTCCAGCGCAGCATGCTGCCGCTGCGCCTGCCCCAGCCGCACGGCGTCCGGCTCGCCCAGCGCTACCTGCCCGGCGAGCGCGGCGCGCAGGTCGGCGGGGACTGGTACGACGCCGTCCCGCTGCCCGGGAACCGGGTGGCGCTGATCGTCGGCGACGTGATGGGCCACTCGCTGACCTCGGCCGCCATCATGGGCCAGCTCCGCACCAGCGCCCAGACCCTGGCCGCGCTCGACCTGCCCCCGCACGAGGTGCTCTACCACCTGGACGAACAGGCCCAGCGGCTCGGCCGCGAACAGCACCTGGCCACCTGCGTGTACGCGGTCTACGACCCGATCGCCAACCGCGTGGTGCTCGCCAACGCGGGGCACGTCCCGCCGGTGCTCGTCGGGCCGGACGGCACGGCCGAGCTGCTGGAGCTGGACTCGGGCGCGCCGATCGGCGTCGGCGGGGTCGACTTCAACTCCGTCGAGCTGCCCGCCCCGCCCGGCTCCTCCCTGCTGCTCTTCACCGACGGCCTGGTGGAGACCCGCACCCGCCCGCTCAGCGACGGACTGGAGCTGCTCCGGGCCCGGCTGGCCGCCACCCAGCGGCACACCCCCGAGCAGCTCTGCCAGGAGGCGCTGCGGATCCTGCCGCCGGGCGACCGCGGTGACGACATCGCGCTGCTGGCCGCCTGCTTCGACGGCATCCCGGCCGGGGACGTCGCGCACTGGTACCTCCAGCCGCGCAACGAGACGCCCGGCCGGGCCCGCCGGCTGGCCGCCCACACGCTGCGCCGCTGGGGGCTCGAAGAGCTCAGTGAGGCAACCGAGTTGATGGTCAGCGAGCTGGTCACCAACGCCGTCCAGCACGCCACCCGCCCGGTCACCCTGAGCCTGGTCCGCACCTCCCGGCTGCGCTGCGAGGTCGGCGACGACAGCCCGCTGCTGCCCCGACCGCGGCGCACCGGACCGGAGGACGAACGCGGGCGCGGGCTGCAGATAGTGGCCAGGTGCGCCGAGCGCTGGGGCGCCACCCGCCTGGGCACCGGCAAGGTCGTCTGGTTCGAACAGCGGCTGCCGTAG
- the glpX gene encoding class II fructose-bisphosphatase yields the protein MTTQYPHNLPSALEVAPAAPDRNLALELVRVTEAAAMAAGRWVGRGDKNGADGAAVKAMRTLVSTVSMNGVVVIGEGEKDEAPMLYNGERVGDGTGAECDVAVDPVDGTTLTAKGMNNAVAVLAVADRGTMFDPSAVFYMDKLVAGPEAAEFVDITAPAAVNIRRVAKAKGSAVEDVTVVILDRPRHEGLVQEIREAGARIKFISDGDVAGAIMAAREGTGVDLLMGIGGTPEGIIAACAMKCMGGVIQGRLWPKDEAERQKALDAGHDLDRVLTTDDLVSGENVFFVATGITDGELLRGVHYRQETATTSSLVMRSKSGTIREIHSTHKLSKLRAYSAIDFDRAN from the coding sequence ATGACCACGCAGTACCCGCACAATCTCCCCAGCGCCCTTGAGGTCGCTCCCGCGGCTCCGGACCGGAACCTCGCGCTCGAGCTCGTCCGGGTCACCGAGGCGGCCGCGATGGCCGCCGGCCGCTGGGTCGGCCGTGGCGACAAGAACGGCGCCGACGGCGCCGCCGTCAAGGCCATGCGCACCCTCGTCTCCACCGTCTCCATGAACGGTGTCGTCGTCATCGGCGAGGGCGAGAAGGACGAAGCACCGATGCTCTACAACGGCGAGCGGGTCGGCGACGGCACCGGCGCCGAGTGCGACGTCGCGGTGGACCCGGTCGACGGGACCACCCTGACCGCCAAGGGCATGAACAACGCCGTGGCCGTGCTGGCCGTGGCCGACCGCGGCACCATGTTCGACCCGAGCGCCGTGTTCTACATGGACAAGCTCGTGGCCGGCCCGGAGGCCGCCGAGTTCGTCGACATCACCGCGCCGGCGGCCGTCAACATCCGCCGGGTCGCCAAGGCCAAGGGCAGCGCCGTCGAGGACGTCACCGTGGTCATCCTCGACCGGCCGCGCCACGAGGGCCTGGTCCAGGAGATCCGCGAGGCGGGTGCCCGGATCAAGTTCATCTCCGACGGCGACGTGGCCGGCGCCATCATGGCGGCCCGCGAGGGCACCGGCGTCGACCTCCTGATGGGCATCGGCGGCACCCCCGAGGGCATCATCGCGGCGTGCGCGATGAAGTGCATGGGCGGCGTCATCCAGGGCCGGCTCTGGCCCAAGGACGAGGCCGAGCGCCAGAAGGCCCTCGACGCGGGCCACGACCTGGACCGGGTGCTCACCACCGACGACCTGGTCAGCGGCGAGAACGTGTTCTTCGTCGCCACCGGCATCACCGACGGCGAGCTGCTGCGCGGCGTGCACTACCGCCAGGAGACCGCCACCACCAGCTCGCTGGTGATGCGCTCCAAGAGCGGCACGATCCGGGAGATCCACTCGACCCACAAGCTGTCCAAGCTGCGGGCGTACAGCGCGATCGACTTCGACCGCGCCAACTGA
- a CDS encoding class I SAM-dependent methyltransferase encodes MTTGQISDPSPLDEDADGDDGPDVLRRRAERALQAVAFDTIGAGYGEAFPAKRGQLACGRRLLARLEPGATVLDIGCGTGDPTVRQLTAAGMRVTGIDLSDVMLTLARAAAPNGPFAPAFHRIDMYDLATRRADRAWNLPALGPRGRGTFDAVTAFFSLILLPQEEIPTVLTRLRALLRPGGLLALGMVEADLDHVPLPFLGRELRISGYLREDLERVLVESGFAVEEQSGHPYAPASTSLPPEEQLFLCCRRVG; translated from the coding sequence GTGACGACCGGACAGATATCCGACCCGTCCCCCCTCGACGAGGACGCGGACGGCGACGACGGCCCCGACGTCCTGCGCCGCCGTGCCGAGCGGGCCCTGCAGGCCGTCGCCTTCGACACCATCGGCGCCGGCTACGGAGAGGCCTTCCCCGCCAAGCGCGGCCAGCTCGCCTGCGGCCGCCGGCTGCTGGCCCGGCTCGAACCGGGCGCCACCGTGCTGGACATCGGCTGCGGCACTGGCGACCCGACCGTCCGACAGCTGACCGCCGCCGGGATGCGCGTCACCGGTATAGACCTTTCGGACGTCATGCTCACCCTGGCCCGCGCGGCGGCGCCGAACGGGCCGTTCGCCCCCGCCTTCCACCGCATCGACATGTACGACCTGGCCACCCGGCGCGCCGACCGGGCCTGGAACCTCCCGGCCCTGGGCCCGCGGGGCCGCGGCACCTTCGACGCCGTCACCGCCTTCTTCTCCCTCATCCTCCTCCCCCAGGAGGAGATCCCCACCGTGCTGACCCGGCTGCGCGCGCTCCTGCGGCCCGGCGGTCTGCTGGCGCTCGGTATGGTCGAGGCGGACCTGGATCACGTTCCACTGCCGTTCCTCGGACGGGAGCTGCGGATCAGCGGGTATCTGCGGGAGGATCTGGAACGGGTCCTGGTGGAGTCCGGGTTCGCGGTCGAGGAGCAGTCGGGGCATCCGTACGCGCCGGCCAGCACCTCGCTGCCGCCGGAGGAGCAGCTGTTCCTCTGCTGCCGACGCGTCGGCTGA
- a CDS encoding DUF1707 SHOCT-like domain-containing protein encodes MDNSPSQDDQGQSPVAITKPGGEPPARVDRTPVAEAEMRASDADRERVAELLRDAYAEGRLNVDEHAERIEAAYGAKTLGDLVPLTRDLPAHRSISFEKAPLGAPEARPSGPVRLPARHEAPTMVAIFGGASRRGRWRVGSHLRAVAAFGGVEIDLTDAVFESPEVEIEVIAIFGGVEIKVPENVSLHGSGVGIFGGFDVKEQTAADPYAPVVRVKGAAVFGGCEAKPRKGKKLKEWVRKQLGTD; translated from the coding sequence GTGGACAACTCGCCGTCGCAGGACGACCAGGGGCAGTCGCCCGTAGCCATCACCAAGCCGGGGGGCGAGCCGCCCGCCCGGGTCGACCGGACCCCGGTCGCCGAGGCCGAGATGCGGGCCTCGGACGCCGACCGCGAGCGGGTCGCGGAGCTGTTGCGCGACGCCTATGCCGAGGGCCGCCTGAACGTGGACGAGCACGCCGAGCGGATCGAGGCCGCCTACGGGGCCAAGACGCTGGGCGACCTCGTGCCGCTCACCCGGGACCTCCCCGCGCACCGGTCGATCTCCTTCGAGAAGGCCCCGCTGGGCGCGCCGGAGGCCCGGCCGTCCGGCCCGGTGCGGCTGCCGGCGCGGCACGAGGCGCCGACCATGGTGGCGATCTTCGGCGGGGCCTCCCGCCGGGGCCGCTGGCGGGTCGGCTCGCACCTGCGGGCGGTCGCGGCGTTCGGCGGGGTCGAGATCGACCTGACGGATGCCGTCTTCGAGTCGCCCGAGGTGGAGATCGAGGTGATCGCCATCTTCGGCGGCGTCGAGATCAAGGTGCCGGAGAACGTCAGCCTGCACGGCAGCGGGGTCGGCATCTTCGGTGGCTTCGACGTCAAGGAGCAGACCGCGGCCGACCCGTACGCGCCGGTCGTCCGGGTCAAGGGCGCCGCGGTGTTCGGGGGTTGCGAGGCGAAGCCGCGCAAGGGCAAGAAGCTCAAGGAGTGGGTGCGCAAGCAGCTCGGCACCGACTAG
- a CDS encoding WhiB family transcriptional regulator, with protein sequence MLHPIESRTTSPVAAARVLERPPVAQSQGDDNPWHTGAACRRDEVGLFFAPSKEPTAARLSREERAKQVCARCPVLLECREHALAQPEPYGVWGGLTAAERRVVLARRRRRETDLHEAARIPAARSRIAG encoded by the coding sequence GTGCTGCATCCGATCGAGTCCCGCACCACTTCGCCCGTCGCCGCCGCCCGGGTGCTGGAGCGCCCGCCGGTTGCCCAGTCGCAGGGCGACGACAATCCCTGGCACACCGGCGCGGCCTGCCGGCGGGACGAGGTGGGCCTGTTCTTCGCTCCTTCCAAGGAGCCGACGGCGGCCCGGCTCTCGCGCGAGGAGCGGGCGAAGCAGGTCTGCGCGCGCTGCCCGGTGCTGCTGGAGTGCCGCGAGCACGCGCTGGCGCAGCCGGAGCCGTACGGGGTGTGGGGCGGGCTGACGGCCGCCGAGCGCCGGGTGGTGCTGGCCCGCCGGCGGCGCCGGGAGACCGACCTGCACGAGGCCGCCCGGATCCCGGCCGCCCGCAGCCGCATCGCGGGCTGA
- a CDS encoding AfsR/SARP family transcriptional regulator: protein MEFRETPPASALRFQVLGPVQAWLDGAPVPLGSPQQQAVLTALLLHGGRPVTTQDLVDGLWGDRPPTQAIAALRTYISRLRAVIEPKREIRRPAELLVSVSDGYALRIPPDALDVTVFESRASEATAARVAGDLHEAHRLLVGALGLWTGRALTGVPGPYAESQRLRLAERHVTVSEERCAVALDIGLHADMVGELSSLTAEHPLRERLRELLMLALYRCGRQAEALGVYTDTRKLLIDELGVEPGAGLSTMHSRILAADPALTLPAVAPIGAAAREDAPLPVTPPAQLPADVSDFSGRTELVADLSAVLMNATGQAVVVTSLAGIGGVGKTTLAVHVAHRVRAEFPDGQLYVDLRGAGASPADPAVVLGDFLHALGVTETPDSLDQRAALYRSLLASRRMLILLDNAQDAQQIQPLIPGVSGCSVLATSRSRLAGIPGAHLVDVEELTPEEALTLFSAIVGEQRVTAEPEASMAVVTACGFLPLAVRIAAARLASRPRWSVSDLARRLADQRRRLDELQLGNLAVETTIGLGYAQLSAPEARAFRLLSLIDSPDLPLSSVTALLGVDEHTAEDLAEALVEANMLECFAPGRYRYHDLLRLYAQRKNERIGDVEEQHAAVRRLLDLMLPTVRNAAQAIEPDDQLPEPLNGLNSPGLSLSDGESAQAWLRSEIAVLLSLVEAAVSGPGELLRPAVDLLIVLDSLVEDPTHGPRVRRMLEVADHNAESYQDSAVLARVHFARGTLQSVTNDFQSAERSLLKSLSLQDSDDLTILRSMATNTLGIILSVADRSAEALPFFEQSLAISRVVGAPIGEARLLGNIARAQLDVGDARSAVRSATDAVASARASKNGPCLADTLYQLGVVLSSGGAPGTAVAHLHEAHRLYRSQQNRLREGYTLARLGVSLLAAGQHADAAEAAEESLAIGQEMDSAYCQGLANAALGEALLGLAQPARGLACLREAHAIFTRLGVPEASPVADLISQQHTEPLSPPAP, encoded by the coding sequence ATGGAGTTTCGGGAGACGCCGCCCGCGTCGGCGCTGCGCTTCCAGGTACTCGGTCCCGTACAGGCCTGGCTCGACGGCGCCCCGGTGCCCCTCGGCTCACCGCAGCAACAGGCCGTCCTCACCGCACTGCTTCTGCACGGCGGCCGTCCAGTCACCACCCAGGATCTCGTCGACGGGCTGTGGGGAGATCGGCCCCCGACACAGGCCATTGCCGCATTGCGGACATATATCTCGCGCCTTCGCGCCGTCATCGAGCCGAAGCGCGAAATTCGCCGCCCCGCCGAACTGCTCGTATCGGTCAGTGACGGGTACGCACTGCGTATTCCGCCCGATGCCCTGGACGTCACGGTCTTCGAGAGCCGGGCGTCCGAGGCCACCGCGGCCCGGGTGGCCGGGGACCTGCACGAGGCGCACCGCCTCCTGGTGGGCGCGCTCGGCCTCTGGACCGGCCGGGCGCTGACCGGCGTTCCCGGCCCGTACGCGGAGTCCCAGCGGCTGCGTCTGGCCGAGCGGCACGTCACCGTCTCCGAGGAACGGTGTGCGGTGGCCCTCGACATCGGCCTGCACGCCGACATGGTCGGCGAGTTGAGCTCCCTGACCGCCGAACACCCGCTCCGGGAGCGGCTGCGCGAGCTGCTGATGCTCGCGCTCTACCGGTGCGGCCGCCAGGCGGAGGCGCTCGGGGTCTACACGGACACCCGGAAGCTGCTGATCGACGAGCTCGGCGTCGAACCCGGCGCCGGGCTCTCCACCATGCACTCCCGCATCCTGGCCGCCGACCCCGCCCTGACCCTCCCCGCCGTCGCCCCGATCGGCGCCGCCGCCCGGGAGGACGCGCCGCTCCCGGTGACCCCGCCGGCCCAGCTGCCCGCCGACGTCTCGGACTTCAGCGGACGCACCGAGCTGGTCGCCGACCTCTCCGCCGTCCTGATGAACGCCACCGGCCAGGCCGTGGTCGTCACCTCGCTGGCCGGCATCGGCGGCGTCGGGAAGACCACTCTCGCCGTCCACGTGGCGCACCGGGTGCGCGCCGAGTTCCCGGACGGACAGCTGTACGTCGACCTCCGGGGCGCGGGCGCCTCGCCCGCCGACCCGGCCGTGGTGCTCGGTGACTTCCTGCACGCGCTCGGCGTCACCGAGACCCCCGACTCGCTCGACCAGCGCGCGGCGCTCTACCGCTCGCTGCTCGCCAGCCGGCGGATGCTGATCCTGCTGGACAACGCGCAGGACGCCCAGCAGATCCAGCCGCTCATCCCCGGGGTGTCCGGCTGCTCGGTGCTGGCCACCAGCAGGTCCCGGCTCGCCGGAATCCCCGGCGCCCACCTGGTCGACGTCGAGGAGCTGACGCCCGAGGAGGCGCTCACGCTCTTCTCGGCCATCGTCGGCGAGCAGCGCGTGACGGCCGAGCCCGAGGCCTCCATGGCCGTGGTCACCGCCTGCGGCTTCCTGCCCCTCGCCGTCCGGATCGCCGCCGCCCGGCTGGCCAGCCGGCCGCGCTGGAGCGTCTCCGACCTCGCCCGGCGGTTAGCCGATCAACGGCGCAGGCTGGACGAGCTCCAGCTCGGCAACCTGGCGGTGGAGACCACCATCGGACTGGGTTACGCGCAGCTCTCCGCCCCCGAGGCGCGGGCCTTTCGACTGCTCTCCCTGATCGACTCTCCGGACCTCCCGCTGTCGTCCGTGACCGCCCTGCTGGGCGTCGACGAGCACACCGCCGAGGACCTCGCCGAGGCGCTCGTCGAGGCGAACATGCTGGAGTGCTTCGCTCCGGGCCGCTACCGGTACCACGACCTCCTGCGGCTCTACGCGCAGCGCAAGAACGAGCGGATCGGCGACGTCGAGGAGCAGCACGCCGCGGTGCGGCGGCTGCTCGACCTGATGCTGCCGACCGTCCGCAACGCCGCCCAGGCGATCGAGCCGGACGACCAGCTGCCGGAGCCGCTCAACGGTCTGAACTCCCCCGGTCTCAGCCTGTCGGACGGCGAATCGGCCCAGGCGTGGCTGCGCAGCGAGATCGCGGTGCTGCTCAGCCTGGTCGAGGCCGCCGTGAGCGGGCCCGGCGAATTGCTGCGACCCGCCGTCGACCTGCTGATCGTCCTGGACAGCCTGGTGGAGGACCCGACCCACGGTCCACGGGTCCGGCGGATGCTGGAGGTCGCCGACCACAACGCCGAGTCGTACCAGGACTCCGCCGTGCTGGCCCGGGTGCACTTCGCCCGCGGCACCCTGCAGTCGGTCACCAACGACTTCCAGAGCGCCGAGCGTTCGCTGCTGAAGAGCCTGAGCCTCCAGGACAGCGACGACCTGACCATCCTGCGGTCGATGGCCACCAACACCCTGGGCATCATCCTCAGCGTCGCCGACCGCTCCGCCGAGGCGCTGCCCTTCTTCGAGCAGTCCCTCGCCATCAGCCGGGTGGTGGGCGCCCCCATCGGCGAGGCCCGGCTGCTGGGCAACATCGCCCGGGCGCAGCTCGACGTCGGGGACGCGCGGTCCGCCGTCCGCTCCGCCACCGACGCGGTGGCCAGCGCCCGGGCCTCGAAGAACGGCCCCTGCCTGGCCGACACGCTGTACCAGCTGGGCGTCGTGCTCTCCTCCGGCGGCGCGCCCGGCACCGCCGTCGCCCACCTCCATGAGGCGCACCGACTCTACCGCTCCCAGCAGAACCGCCTCCGCGAGGGCTACACGCTGGCCCGCCTCGGGGTGAGCCTGCTCGCCGCCGGGCAGCACGCGGACGCGGCCGAGGCGGCCGAGGAGTCGCTGGCGATCGGGCAGGAGATGGACTCCGCCTACTGCCAGGGCCTCGCCAACGCCGCGCTCGGCGAGGCGCTGCTCGGCCTGGCCCAGCCGGCCCGCGGGCTGGCCTGTCTGCGCGAGGCGCACGCGATCTTCACGCGGCTCGGTGTGCCCGAGGCCTCCCCCGTGGCGGACCTCATCTCCCAGCAGCACACCGAGCCCCTCTCTCCCCCCGCGCCGTAG